From a single Granulicella aggregans genomic region:
- a CDS encoding CHAT domain-containing protein gives MKRPSEKHLDDAEIVVLVLSRDSHAPDPSQSLKFPTNLTESHLETCKECQQRVHMYEEDREMLRSLNAGGLEVVEPAPHGSSCPPGSDWMAVVTNVLVPADAVALLEHAARCAHCGPLLKAAIEDLQDETTPEEAAILASLPSSTAAGQAAIAANLRASSPPPAKNAPWANLSITRLGWGMKFGLAAAAVVLIAVSAGAIQHYWKSSSPNSLIAQAYSENRTIELRIPGAKYAPPKAQRGADTSNLDRPGSLLRAESAVADGLRKRPNDVALLDAEAQADLLDGNFEHALEIARRALETEPDSAAALLDLSTAYFLRAEQNDGDEHDYALAIEYQSRVLAKTPDNPVALYNRAVSEQRAYLYDRSADDWKRFLLVERDPAWLAEGKRQYDALLLLMKRSSQSEAPPMGQLLQLSRSLRAHNSRGEETEWPRTQDEAYLDLALEQWLTAAAGSSSVKSANARDNDDALHALSDELSRRHGDAWLADLLASPHTPLWAEGVREFSAAVRLIAEGEPRQAVTHARHSLEDFRRDKNEAGTAAASFELARSLAHSQMGSQCLPVGLEGLHALRGHRYPWVQTRIFYELSTCSSLQGNPEAAEQFARRGEASAQAAGYPVLALVGRFFLDGVTSRAVAESDSWNRMRAGLRDYWSSGYPSFCGGEFFVDMGFAAKTEHLWNFAEAAEQEALLKNSEGRDLVVKASGHASVAQAALAAGDARLADSEFDRAAAMFATLGKDSQVARATLEIERASFEVRQGWLAKARVRLDDVRDTVASASDQSTETLYRETLGELYLRSGKPELAEEQLLQAIRLIEQGKNSLSSETEFLTWQLDKAQTYRLLLEIYSTRDGAEARSLAFLEWYQGEPLRMAPHAVRTLAYNPLEQEAIPASGETDLMKRLVRAAPTSPTLVWASFPSELVIWELDRNGVHRVRVNVAAQLLQATATRFARLCADPNSDLIALHRDGRQLYAWLVAPVADLLPQSGGLTIEPDVPLRGIPFAALQSPAGSYLGDRFAISESIGLFYSQIARPEVQITPRSVALSIGDPSPGELVRVNRLQRLPDADREAEDVAARFDQHFLLQGSRATLAGVAKLLPRAQIFHFAGHAVTRGREPGLLLASAPGDRKQSILSGRSDLSSQDLQNLQLAVLSGCETAMADQGMVDPGSLVRIFLRSGVPRVVASKWRVDSRASEETMGNFYTRLLEGERTSAALADSERAIRSNPATAHPFYWAAFASFGS, from the coding sequence GTGAAGAGGCCATCGGAGAAACATCTCGATGACGCGGAGATTGTAGTCCTGGTGTTGTCGCGGGACTCCCACGCGCCAGATCCGTCGCAGTCCCTGAAATTCCCGACGAACTTGACGGAAAGTCACCTGGAGACCTGCAAGGAGTGCCAGCAAAGGGTGCATATGTATGAAGAAGATCGGGAGATGCTCCGCAGCCTGAATGCGGGAGGTCTTGAGGTAGTCGAGCCGGCGCCGCACGGTTCCTCCTGTCCGCCGGGTAGCGACTGGATGGCAGTCGTTACGAACGTTCTGGTTCCGGCAGATGCAGTCGCTCTTTTAGAGCACGCGGCTCGCTGCGCCCATTGCGGCCCTCTGCTGAAGGCCGCCATCGAAGATCTTCAGGACGAGACCACGCCGGAAGAGGCCGCGATTCTGGCTTCGCTGCCCAGCAGCACTGCGGCGGGACAGGCCGCGATCGCGGCGAACCTGCGAGCAAGCTCGCCGCCACCGGCCAAGAACGCTCCCTGGGCCAACTTGTCCATCACGCGTCTGGGATGGGGGATGAAGTTCGGTCTGGCCGCAGCAGCGGTCGTCCTGATCGCCGTAAGCGCGGGAGCGATCCAACACTATTGGAAGAGCTCTTCTCCAAATTCCTTGATCGCCCAGGCCTACTCCGAGAACCGGACCATCGAACTCCGCATCCCGGGCGCAAAGTACGCCCCACCCAAAGCCCAGCGCGGAGCCGACACCTCGAATCTCGATCGTCCCGGGTCGCTTCTTCGAGCGGAGTCAGCGGTCGCCGATGGACTCCGCAAGCGGCCCAATGACGTTGCTCTGCTCGACGCAGAGGCCCAGGCAGACCTTCTCGACGGCAACTTCGAACACGCTTTGGAGATCGCCCGGCGAGCGCTCGAGACGGAGCCGGATTCTGCGGCTGCGCTGCTTGACCTGAGCACCGCGTACTTTCTGCGAGCGGAACAGAACGATGGGGACGAACATGACTATGCTCTCGCCATCGAATACCAGAGCCGAGTGCTGGCGAAGACACCCGACAATCCGGTGGCGCTTTACAACCGTGCCGTCAGTGAACAGCGCGCGTACCTTTACGATCGCTCCGCTGATGATTGGAAGCGCTTCCTCTTAGTGGAGCGCGATCCCGCATGGCTGGCGGAAGGGAAGCGGCAGTACGACGCGTTGCTGCTCCTGATGAAGAGATCGAGCCAATCCGAAGCCCCTCCGATGGGGCAACTCCTGCAACTGTCCCGATCGCTAAGGGCGCACAACAGTCGCGGAGAAGAGACGGAGTGGCCACGCACGCAGGATGAAGCTTACCTGGATCTTGCACTGGAGCAGTGGCTTACCGCGGCTGCCGGTTCTAGTTCGGTGAAAAGTGCCAACGCACGGGATAACGATGACGCGCTACATGCTCTGTCGGACGAACTGAGCCGGCGGCATGGAGATGCATGGCTTGCGGACCTTCTGGCTTCTCCCCATACACCGCTCTGGGCAGAGGGAGTTCGGGAGTTCTCTGCAGCGGTTCGGCTCATCGCCGAGGGTGAACCCCGGCAGGCAGTCACGCATGCCCGGCACTCCCTGGAGGACTTTCGCAGAGATAAGAACGAAGCGGGCACTGCGGCGGCATCGTTTGAACTGGCGCGTTCGCTGGCTCATTCGCAGATGGGCAGTCAGTGTCTGCCGGTTGGACTGGAGGGCCTTCACGCCCTTCGAGGACACCGGTATCCCTGGGTTCAGACCCGAATCTTCTACGAGCTTTCGACCTGCTCGTCGCTGCAAGGCAATCCCGAGGCCGCGGAGCAATTCGCCCGGCGCGGCGAGGCATCGGCTCAGGCCGCCGGCTATCCAGTGCTTGCGCTGGTCGGAAGATTCTTTCTCGACGGCGTTACCTCTCGCGCGGTGGCGGAGTCGGACTCCTGGAACCGCATGAGGGCGGGTCTTCGTGACTATTGGAGCTCTGGATACCCCTCCTTCTGCGGAGGCGAGTTCTTCGTCGATATGGGATTCGCCGCAAAAACCGAGCATCTTTGGAACTTTGCCGAAGCTGCCGAGCAGGAAGCGCTCCTGAAGAACTCTGAAGGAAGGGATCTTGTGGTGAAGGCATCCGGGCACGCCAGTGTTGCTCAGGCAGCCCTGGCTGCGGGGGATGCGCGGCTGGCTGACTCCGAGTTCGACAGAGCGGCGGCGATGTTTGCCACGCTGGGCAAAGACTCGCAGGTTGCGCGCGCGACGCTTGAGATCGAGCGAGCCTCGTTCGAGGTACGGCAAGGCTGGTTGGCGAAGGCGCGAGTTCGCCTCGACGATGTTCGGGACACTGTTGCCTCGGCCAGCGACCAGTCGACGGAGACGCTCTATCGAGAGACGCTCGGTGAGCTTTACCTCCGCTCCGGAAAGCCTGAGTTGGCTGAGGAACAGCTCCTGCAGGCGATTCGGTTGATTGAGCAGGGTAAGAACTCGCTCTCGTCAGAGACGGAGTTTCTCACCTGGCAGCTCGACAAGGCTCAGACCTACAGGCTGCTACTCGAGATCTACAGTACCCGCGATGGCGCGGAAGCACGCTCACTCGCGTTTCTCGAGTGGTACCAGGGAGAACCGCTGCGGATGGCGCCTCACGCTGTCCGGACCCTCGCATATAACCCTCTGGAACAGGAGGCGATTCCAGCGTCCGGGGAGACGGATCTGATGAAGCGCCTGGTTCGGGCCGCACCCACTTCGCCGACACTTGTGTGGGCATCTTTCCCGTCCGAACTCGTCATCTGGGAGCTCGATCGGAACGGCGTCCATCGCGTCCGGGTCAACGTGGCGGCGCAACTGCTTCAAGCCACCGCGACACGCTTCGCCCGCTTGTGCGCCGATCCCAACTCCGACCTGATCGCGCTCCATCGCGATGGCCGGCAACTCTACGCGTGGCTGGTTGCTCCGGTTGCCGATCTTCTGCCGCAGTCCGGCGGCCTGACCATTGAACCCGATGTTCCGCTTCGTGGCATCCCGTTTGCCGCGCTCCAGAGTCCGGCTGGAAGCTATCTGGGTGACCGCTTCGCGATCTCCGAATCTATCGGCCTCTTTTATTCCCAGATAGCGCGTCCTGAGGTTCAGATCACGCCGAGATCCGTCGCCCTCTCCATCGGAGATCCATCGCCGGGTGAACTGGTTCGGGTCAATCGACTCCAGCGTCTACCGGATGCAGACCGCGAGGCCGAAGATGTCGCCGCGCGATTCGATCAACACTTCCTGCTGCAGGGGAGTCGAGCCACTCTTGCAGGCGTCGCGAAGCTCCTGCCTCGTGCGCAGATCTTTCACTTCGCCGGTCATGCCGTGACGCGTGGCCGTGAGCCAGGGCTGCTGCTGGCATCTGCACCTGGCGATAGGAAGCAGTCGATCCTGTCCGGCCGCAGTGATCTCTCATCGCAGGACCTTCAAAACCTTCAACTCGCTGTTCTCTCCGGATGCGAGACAGCGATGGCGGATCAAGGGATGGTCGATCCCGGTAGCCTCGTCCGGATCTTTCTTCGTTCCGGAGTGCCTCGCGTCGTTGCCAGCAAGTGGCGCGTGGACTCCCGGGCAAGTGAAGAGACTATGGGGAACTTCTATACGAGATTGCTGGAGGGAGAACGGACATCTGCCGCCCTGGCGGACTCCGAACGCGCGATCCGCTCTAACCCTGCTACCGCGCACCCTTTCTACTGGGCCGCATTCGCATCGTTTGGGAGCTAG
- a CDS encoding clostripain-related cysteine peptidase — translation MSKSWKILMYIAADNSLFDHALVSLRQTVEASRIGNSEILVQFDGPDQDSAARFRVAGGHKTLEWEAPAGYTANRAKRLEHFLDWAAEEHKKSSGNAPVFLVLWGHGAGLDHVYVYATADSASAANVVRPATPGVKDSLDAGDANIYVKNIELARIFKNFTEMIGRKIDVLGLDACLMGLAEIAHEVRESVEIMVSSDEDIPDASFPYREIIGGMQTTPGIDAETLARLIVDKYVAAYDPAKDSTRASLSSLKLSACDAFAAEFKNLVRALLAGLVEETTMNRIVRAREFSRTQSEPAYIDLFVFLTELTESFGKSSEIYQHAEGALHHLYILHHRAAPKDEMINSHGLGLYFPRDLDPEQVAAASPTAFPVQPAATETLPVPQGGGVKTPPHVPDKSVLLPGGSTLPIKSYQILWSEYIKLDFNRSTGWSTLVRFFLPEIPKGV, via the coding sequence ATGAGCAAGTCCTGGAAGATTCTGATGTACATCGCGGCGGACAACAGCTTGTTCGACCATGCGCTGGTCAGCCTTCGTCAGACGGTCGAGGCTAGCCGGATCGGCAACTCCGAGATCCTGGTTCAGTTCGATGGCCCCGACCAGGACTCCGCGGCGCGTTTCCGTGTCGCAGGCGGTCACAAGACCCTCGAGTGGGAGGCACCTGCCGGCTACACTGCCAATCGCGCGAAGCGACTCGAGCACTTCCTCGATTGGGCAGCCGAAGAACACAAGAAGAGCAGCGGCAACGCTCCGGTGTTTCTCGTACTTTGGGGGCATGGTGCCGGGCTCGATCACGTCTACGTATACGCGACAGCGGACAGTGCGTCAGCGGCAAACGTCGTTCGTCCCGCTACGCCAGGGGTGAAGGACTCTCTCGACGCAGGCGACGCCAACATCTACGTCAAGAACATTGAGCTGGCTCGAATCTTCAAGAACTTCACGGAGATGATAGGCCGCAAGATCGATGTTCTTGGCCTTGACGCGTGCCTGATGGGACTCGCTGAGATCGCTCACGAGGTCCGCGAATCGGTGGAGATCATGGTGTCGTCGGACGAAGACATCCCCGACGCGAGCTTTCCCTATCGCGAGATCATTGGGGGGATGCAGACCACTCCCGGCATCGACGCTGAAACACTTGCTCGCTTGATTGTGGACAAATACGTCGCAGCCTACGATCCGGCCAAAGATTCTACGCGGGCCTCGCTAAGCTCCTTGAAGCTTTCTGCCTGCGATGCGTTCGCGGCAGAGTTCAAGAATTTGGTGCGGGCACTCCTGGCGGGTCTCGTAGAAGAGACAACGATGAATCGAATCGTTCGCGCCCGCGAGTTTTCGAGGACCCAATCAGAGCCTGCGTACATTGATCTCTTCGTCTTCCTTACGGAGTTGACCGAGTCCTTCGGGAAGTCCTCGGAGATTTACCAGCACGCGGAGGGTGCCTTGCACCACCTCTATATCCTGCATCATCGCGCGGCTCCGAAGGACGAGATGATCAACAGCCACGGGCTTGGCCTCTACTTCCCGAGAGACCTCGACCCGGAGCAGGTTGCCGCAGCGTCGCCTACTGCGTTTCCAGTTCAGCCAGCCGCAACCGAGACTTTGCCGGTGCCCCAGGGTGGAGGCGTCAAGACACCTCCGCACGTTCCGGACAAGAGCGTGCTGCTGCCCGGAGGCTCGACGCTGCCCATCAAGAGCTACCAGATCCTGTGGAGTGAATACATCAAGCTGGACTTCAACCGGTCCACTGGCTGGTCGACGCTGGTTCGCTTCTTCCTTCCTGAGATCCCCAAGGGCGTATAG
- a CDS encoding amidohydrolase family protein — translation MKLIAIEEHFLTAEIRAAWATSAIGQEGTAGFDRGEIEERLDDLGQGRIALMDESGVEVQVLSVTTPALHNLDPEESLILARCTNDLVAATIAKYPKRFQGFATLPTASPADAAIELERGVQRLGLVGTMLCGRTRDKNLDHPDFLPLFSTAAKLGVPVFVHPQIPQRAVRDTYYSGFGELIDTAFATFALGWHYEAGIQFVRLMLAGVFDQYPDLQIILGHWGEVVLFYLERLNSLARVAKLQRPVADYMRNNLYVTPSGMWNQSYLHRTLEIVGPERILFSTDYPYQYRPGGAGASFLNEAVLSREEKELFAHGNWERLTKAVDLGRAASS, via the coding sequence ATGAAGCTTATTGCGATCGAAGAGCATTTCCTCACCGCCGAGATTCGTGCCGCATGGGCGACATCAGCAATTGGGCAGGAAGGTACCGCCGGGTTTGACCGTGGCGAGATCGAAGAGCGGCTCGATGACCTCGGGCAGGGCCGGATAGCCTTGATGGACGAAAGCGGCGTGGAAGTGCAGGTTCTCTCGGTCACTACGCCAGCTCTGCATAACCTTGACCCGGAAGAGAGCTTGATTCTGGCGCGGTGCACCAACGACCTCGTCGCGGCCACCATAGCGAAGTACCCCAAGCGGTTCCAGGGTTTCGCCACGTTGCCCACTGCCTCTCCGGCGGACGCCGCAATCGAGCTCGAGCGAGGAGTGCAGAGGCTCGGATTGGTTGGAACGATGCTTTGCGGGAGAACCCGCGACAAGAACCTGGATCACCCGGACTTCTTACCTCTATTCAGTACCGCCGCGAAGCTCGGCGTTCCTGTCTTCGTGCATCCGCAGATCCCGCAACGCGCAGTTCGAGACACTTACTACTCCGGATTTGGAGAGCTGATCGACACGGCGTTCGCGACGTTCGCTTTGGGATGGCACTACGAGGCCGGCATCCAGTTCGTGCGGCTGATGCTGGCAGGCGTCTTCGATCAATACCCTGATCTGCAGATCATCCTCGGCCACTGGGGCGAGGTTGTCCTCTTTTACCTAGAGCGGCTCAACTCGCTCGCGCGAGTTGCGAAGCTGCAAAGGCCCGTCGCCGACTACATGCGAAACAATCTCTACGTCACTCCGAGTGGCATGTGGAATCAGTCCTATCTTCACCGCACGCTTGAAATTGTCGGACCGGAGCGCATCCTGTTTTCCACCGACTATCCTTACCAGTACCGTCCGGGAGGCGCTGGAGCTTCCTTCCTCAACGAAGCAGTTCTTTCGCGCGAAGAGAAGGAACTATTTGCCCATGGCAATTGGGAGCGCCTGACCAAAGCGGTCGATCTCGGGCGCGCCGCTTCTTCCTGA
- a CDS encoding VOC family protein, producing MNNLAPFLWFNDNAEEAAEFYLNVFPHARKLDEVRSKGVGPWPAGKIATITIELQGQEMVFLNGGPSYQLTPAFSFFVRCDSQEEIDSYWDKLIEGGKPMACGWLTDRFGLCWQVVPRNIGQLISHPKAMQAMMGMIKMDLPTLEAAAQAS from the coding sequence ATGAATAACCTTGCGCCATTTCTATGGTTCAATGACAACGCGGAAGAAGCCGCCGAGTTCTACCTGAACGTCTTCCCGCACGCACGCAAGCTCGATGAGGTGCGCTCCAAAGGTGTAGGGCCATGGCCCGCCGGCAAGATTGCCACGATCACTATCGAGCTTCAAGGGCAGGAGATGGTCTTTCTCAACGGCGGCCCCTCGTATCAACTCACCCCCGCCTTCTCCTTCTTCGTCCGCTGCGACTCCCAGGAAGAGATCGACAGCTACTGGGACAAGCTGATCGAAGGCGGCAAACCAATGGCCTGCGGCTGGCTCACGGATCGATTCGGACTTTGCTGGCAGGTCGTGCCGAGAAATATCGGCCAGTTGATCAGCCATCCCAAAGCGATGCAAGCCATGATGGGGATGATCAAGATGGACCTTCCCACGCTTGAAGCGGCTGCACAGGCGAGCTAG
- a CDS encoding RNA polymerase sigma factor encodes MILDREMKTTELIRACAESGHAAPWEAFVLQYQRPISLSVLRTLRRWGISAPDIVEDLVQETYLKLCHDRCRKLLRFATDHPHAVSGYIKTVATNVAHDYIKSQRTQKRGNGEVGQFSGHLEPEAGRDSSGGAESIRAAILMREIDECLVECTEGTAQARDRLIFWLHYQQGMTATAIAAIPAIGLTTKGVESAIFRLTRQVRLRMTSKTGPPGSRSGSTAKGFGRAESY; translated from the coding sequence TTGATTCTAGACAGGGAGATGAAGACGACGGAGCTTATCAGGGCGTGCGCCGAATCCGGTCATGCCGCGCCCTGGGAGGCTTTCGTGCTTCAATATCAGCGCCCTATCAGCCTTTCCGTCCTGCGCACTCTGCGCCGCTGGGGGATATCCGCCCCCGACATCGTCGAGGACCTTGTCCAGGAGACTTACCTGAAACTCTGTCACGACCGATGCAGGAAGCTTCTGAGGTTTGCGACTGACCATCCTCACGCAGTTAGCGGGTACATCAAGACTGTCGCCACGAACGTAGCCCACGATTACATCAAGTCGCAGAGGACCCAGAAGCGCGGAAACGGAGAGGTTGGTCAATTCTCCGGCCACCTGGAACCCGAAGCCGGGCGTGATAGTTCGGGCGGCGCAGAGTCGATCCGCGCCGCCATTCTGATGCGCGAGATCGACGAGTGCCTGGTGGAGTGCACGGAAGGCACTGCCCAGGCGCGCGACCGCCTTATCTTCTGGCTTCACTATCAGCAGGGAATGACCGCCACCGCGATCGCAGCCATCCCCGCTATCGGACTCACAACAAAGGGCGTAGAGAGCGCCATCTTCCGGCTTACCCGCCAGGTGCGGCTCCGGATGACCTCCAAGACGGGCCCGCCCGGCAGCCGGTCTGGTTCGACGGCAAAAGGATTCGGGCGCGCGGAGTCGTACTAG
- a CDS encoding phosphoserine transaminase: protein MSELPNKPLPNKPVDKPANPHFSSGPCAKRPGWSVASLADALVGRSHRSKPGKQKLQEVIELSREILGIPADYRVGIVPASDTGAVELALWTMLGARGVDVFAWESFGKEWVTDVTKQLKLTDLNLYEADYGDIPDLAKVDPARDAVFTWNGTTSGVRVPHGDWISDARLGLTICDATSAAFAMDLPWKKLDVTTWSWQKVLGGEGAHGMIVLSPRAVERLETFNSGRPLPKIFRVAKSGKMIEGIFQGETINTPSMLAVEDALDGLRWAKSVGGLPELIRRSESNLKAIVEWKNQGTWVDFLATQPETRSCTSICLKIVHPEFVTWEPAKQASFLKSVISLLEQEGVAFDIASYRDAPQGLRIWGGATVETSDLVSLLAWLDYAFEASKTKLS from the coding sequence TTGTCCGAACTGCCAAATAAGCCCCTGCCCAACAAGCCCGTAGATAAGCCTGCCAACCCCCACTTCTCCTCTGGCCCATGCGCCAAGCGGCCGGGCTGGAGCGTCGCCTCACTCGCCGATGCACTGGTCGGAAGATCGCACCGTTCAAAGCCCGGGAAGCAGAAGCTCCAGGAGGTCATCGAGCTGAGCCGCGAGATCCTCGGCATCCCGGCTGACTATCGCGTCGGCATCGTCCCGGCATCGGATACGGGTGCCGTCGAGCTGGCGCTTTGGACGATGCTGGGAGCGCGCGGTGTCGACGTCTTCGCCTGGGAGAGCTTCGGCAAAGAGTGGGTCACGGACGTCACCAAGCAACTCAAGTTGACCGACCTCAACCTCTATGAAGCCGACTATGGAGATATCCCGGACCTGGCGAAGGTCGACCCGGCACGCGATGCCGTCTTCACCTGGAATGGCACGACCTCGGGTGTCCGTGTGCCGCACGGCGACTGGATCTCCGATGCGCGCTTGGGCCTTACGATCTGCGACGCGACCTCCGCCGCATTCGCTATGGACCTCCCGTGGAAGAAGCTCGACGTTACGACCTGGTCGTGGCAGAAGGTGCTGGGCGGCGAGGGCGCACACGGCATGATCGTACTGAGCCCACGCGCAGTCGAACGGCTTGAAACATTCAACTCCGGGCGCCCGCTGCCGAAGATCTTCCGCGTGGCCAAGAGCGGGAAGATGATCGAGGGCATCTTTCAGGGCGAGACGATCAACACGCCCTCAATGCTCGCGGTCGAGGATGCGCTCGATGGCCTGCGCTGGGCAAAGTCCGTCGGTGGCTTGCCGGAGCTCATTCGACGTTCCGAGAGCAACCTCAAGGCCATCGTCGAATGGAAGAACCAGGGCACCTGGGTCGATTTTCTCGCGACGCAGCCAGAGACAAGGTCCTGCACCTCAATCTGCCTAAAGATCGTTCATCCCGAGTTCGTAACCTGGGAGCCAGCAAAACAGGCCTCTTTCCTGAAATCCGTGATCAGTCTGCTGGAACAGGAGGGTGTTGCCTTCGATATCGCTTCGTACCGTGATGCGCCGCAAGGGCTGCGTATCTGGGGCGGAGCGACCGTTGAGACGAGCGATCTCGTATCGCTTCTCGCATGGCTTGACTACGCGTTTGAGGCGTCCAAAACGAAGCTTAGCTAA